In Caldalkalibacillus thermarum, the genomic stretch AAGGGCTGTAGCAGTATATTGGGCAGGTGCATGAGTGGAAAGTCCGTGCTCTTATCCGGGGAGGCCTGTACGGTACGCCATCTGAAGATGGTAACCAAGACCGAAAGGTTTTGCTGAACGTACAGGAGTCAGCAAGACAAAAGTACCTGAGTAAAGATATGCTGATGATGCCATAGTCCACTGTCGGACCAAGGAAGAGGCTGAGCGATTACTGAAGCAGCTGACAGAAAGGTTTAAGGTATGCAAACTTGAATTACATCCCGACAAAACTCGAATCGTCTACTGTAAAGATGATGACCGGACAGGTGATCATCCTGAGATTAAGGAGGGTGGCGTCTGCATCTAAAACCGGATAAAGGAATTGTTGACTTGTCTCGCATGTTTAATGGGATCATCCGAGGTTGGGTCAACTACTACGGACGCTTCTATAAGTCGCAACTCTATCCTGTACTCCGACATCTGAATCGAGCTCTGATACATTGGGCCAGACGAAAATATAAGAAGCTGGCACGAAGTA encodes the following:
- a CDS encoding group II intron maturase-specific domain-containing protein, which encodes MHLKPDKGIVDLSRMFNGIIRGWVNYYGRFYKSQLYPVLRHLNRALIHWARRKYKKLARSRRRAKRWLGKLARNCPHLFVHWQMGILPSAG